The proteins below come from a single Carassius carassius chromosome 11, fCarCar2.1, whole genome shotgun sequence genomic window:
- the LOC132152466 gene encoding protein jagunal homolog 1-A, protein MASRARPRAAGTDGSDFKHREKEASHYQMSASSKSEIKKLTVVHFFIWILVAAQVVVSHLNLVSHDLVAMPYQWEYPYLLSLLPSFIGALAMPKSNISYLVISMISAGLFSVAPLIFGAMEMFPLAQQLYRHGKAYRFIFGFSAVSVMYLLMVIAIQVHAWQIYYSKKLLDAWFNSTQEKKKK, encoded by the exons ATGGCATCACGTGCACGCCCAAGAGCTGCAGGGACTGATGGCAGTGATTTtaaacacagagagaaagaggctTCTCACTATCAGATGAG TGCTTCATCAAAATCAGAAATAAAGAAGCTCACTGTAGTTCATTTCTTCATATGGATACTGGTGGCAGCGCAGGTGGTTGTTAGTCATCTCAATCTGGTGTCACATGATCTGGTGGCCATGCCCTATCAGTGGGAGTATCCGTACCTTTTGAGTCTCCTGCCCTCATTTATTGGAGCCCTGGCCATGCCGAAGAGCAACATCAGCTATCTGGTGATCTCCATGATCAGTGCTGGTTTGTTCTCAGTGGCACCCTTGATTTTTGGTGCAATGGAAATGTTTCCACTGGCTCAGCAGCTATACCGACATGGAAAAGCTTACCGGTTTATCTTTGGCTTCTCAGCTGTATCTGTGATGTATCTACTCATGGTGATTGCTATTCAGGTGCACGCATGGCAAATCTACTACAGCAAGAAGCTTCTAGATGCCTGGTTCAACTCAAcacaagagaagaagaagaaataa
- the LOC132152989 gene encoding collagen alpha-1(VIII) chain-like: protein MAMAAFLVALVHLTLLPSAFGGAYYGHKPNPQQHQPLPQMPHMGMGKDISHMLYPHYRKDLPMHLNKGKDIKGETIPRGEQAVQGETGPQGPPGPPGPQGYPGPQGIGIKGPPGKPGPPGPPGFPGVGKPGMTGMPGNPGGIGQPGQQGEQGPRGEEGQPGMTGPPGHPGPPGLPGIGKSGEQGLPGQPGAKGEPGHKGLPGLPGLPGPKGDRGIGQPGPLGIKGPAGPPGPPGQAGLPGMGKPGLPGVAGPPGIPGKPGQSGEPGPEGTPGGQGLQGPKGPPGFGIPGEKGLPGRPGAPGHKGLQGPPGLPGKPGLLGFGKPGYPGPKGDKGMGGLPGAQGPKGDKGYAGQPGMTGPPGQTGPPGPLGPMGAPGGIGSPGLKGEGGSQGAKGDPGPMGQQGPPGFPGQPGLQGEDGEPGPRGSPGPIGPKGEGGSRGLPGPPGPSGLPGLKGELGQPGPGGPQGPKGISGIAGPGGPSGPPGPPGPKGEVGLPGQAGPPGQGLTGTPGPIGPAGPRGQNGSPGQPGLQGPPGPPGPPGPPPSPDLMGVLPEMGPALDGMKTGVYKKGKYAGGGDMMGANGLEMPAFTAKLTTPFPPVGTPIVLDKLLYNGRQNYNPQTGVFTCDLPGIYYFAYHVHCKGANVWVGLYRNGEPLMYTYDEYKKGFLDQASGSAVIPLQPGDTVYLQLPSDQAAGFYAGQYVHSSFSGFLLYPM, encoded by the exons ATGGCCATGGCTGCTTTCCTAGTTGCTTTGGTGCATTTGACTCTATTGCCATCAGCTTTTGGAGGTGCATATTATGGACACAAACCCAATCCTCAACAACATCAACCCTTACCACAGATGCCTCACATGGGAATGGGAAAGGATATTTCACACATGCTATATCCACACTACAGAAAAGACCTACCAATGCACCTAAACAAAGGCAAAGATATCAAAG GTGAGACTATTCCCAGAGGTGAGCAGGCTGTTCAAGGAGAGACTGGACCGCAAGGGCCCCCTGGTCCGCCTGGGCCCCAAGGATATCCTGGGCCTCAAGGTATTGGTATAAAAGGCCCTCCTGGAAAGCCAGGACCTCCTGGTCCCCCAGGATTTCCAGGAGTTGGTAAGCCAGGAATGACAGGTATGCCTGGGAATCCAGGAGGTATTGGGCAACCTGGACAGCAAGGTGAACAAGGACCCAGAGGTGAAGAGGGACAACCAGGCATGACTGGGCCCCCCGGTCATCCTGGACCCCCCGGTCTGCCAGGAATAGGAAAGTCTGGTGAACAAGGATTACCAGGACAGCCAGGGGCTAAGGGAGAGCCAGGACATAAAGGTCTCCCTGGTCTCCCAGGGTTACCTGGGCCTAAAGGAGACAGAGGAATTGGACAACCAGGCCCACTAGGGATAAAAGGGCCAGCTGGGCCACCTGGCCCGCCAGGGCAGGCAGGATTACCGGGAATGGGTAAGCCTGGTCTTCCTGGTGTAGCAGGTCCACCTGGTATTCCAGGGAAACCTGGACAGTCTGGGGAACCAGGTCCAGAGGGTACACCTGGTGGACAGGGCCTACAAGGACCAAAAGGGCCTCCTGGATTTGGAATTCCAGGAGAAAAAGGATTACCTGGACGGCCAGGTGCACCTGGCCACAAAGGATTACAAGGGCCACCAGGGTTGCCTGGGAAACCTGGATTACTTGGATTTGGCAAACCTGGATACCCTGGCCCAAAGGGTGACAAAGGGATGGGAGGGCTTCCTGGTGCTCAAGGACCAAAAGGAGACAAAGGTTATGCTGGTCAACCAGGCATGACGGGTCCCCCTGGTCAAACTGGTCCTCCAGGCCCTCTAGGACCAATGGGGGCACCAGGTGGAATTGGTTCCCCAGGACTAAAAGGAGAAGGAGGTTCACAAGGTGCCAAGGGAGATCCCGGACCTATGGGGCAGCAAGGTCCTCCAGGATTTCCTGGCCAACCAGGCCTCCAAGGTGAAGATGGAGAACCTGGGCCAAGAGGATCACCAGGACCCATAGGTCCCAAAGGAGAAGGAGGAAGCAGAGGTCTACCTGGTCCCCCAGGTCCATCTGGCCTGCCTGGTCTTAAAGGAGAACTTGGTCAGCCTGGCCCCGGAGGACCACAGGGTCCTAAAGGCATTTCAGGAATTGCAGGACCAGGAGGACCAAGTGGGCCTCCTGGACCTCCTGGGCCAAAGGGAGAAGTTGGTCTACCAGGTCAAGCTGGTCCACCTGGTCAAGGCCTTACTGGAACCCCTGGTCCTATTGGTCCAGCAGGTCCACGTGGCCAGAATGGATCCCCAGGACAGCCAGGACTCCAAGGTCCACCAGGGCCTCCTGGACCCCCAGGCCCCCCTCCTTCACCCGACCTGATGGGTGTTCTTCCTGAGATGGGACCTGCGCTGGATGGTATGAAAACTGGTGTGTACAAGAAAGGGAAATATGCAGGTGGGGGTGATATGATGGGTGCCAATGGTCTGGAGATGCCTGCTTTCACTGCCAAGCTTACCACACCATTCCCTCCAGTTGGCACACCAATAGTGCTTGACAAACTACTGTATAATGGGCGCCAGAATTACAACCCTCAGACTGGTGTATTCACCTGTGACCTCCCAGGCATCTACTATTTTGCCTATCATGTGCACTGCAAGGGTGCCAATGTATGGGTTGGGCTCTACAGGAATGGGGAGCCACTTATGTATACATATGATGAGTACAAGAAGGGATTCCTGGATCAAGCGTCTGGGAGTGCTGTCATTCCATTACAACCAGGAGACACAGTTTATTTACAGTTACCATCTGACCAGGCAGCTGGATTTTATGCAGGACAGTATGTCCACTCCTCCTTCTCTGGCTTTTTACTGTACCCGATGTAA
- the LOC132152988 gene encoding discoidin, CUB and LCCL domain-containing protein 2-like — protein sequence MDASVMVGRGAGGAAVFILIVFILLLGARSSRAQKGDGCGHTVLGVGSGSLASLGYPLSYPSNCVCEWEISVTTGHTIIVRIADLDIDTNNCQVSYLRLYNGHGPGRMEIVKFCGGREWRDAVIQSEGHQVTVQFMSGPHNNGRGLFLSYTKSQHKDLITCLEKGNHFSEAEFSKFCPAGCLTDFGEVSGTIPHGYRDSSPICLAGIHAGVVSNTLGGQISVVSSKGIPHYESSLANNVTSVPGNLSPSLFTFKTSGCYGTLGLESGVVSDFQITASSEWEWGGHGKEPTVWGPTGARLKSPGRPWAAANSDTKEWIQVDLKKEKKITGITTTGSSLQEYQFYISAYEVFYSHDGQQWKPYQEVGSDKNKIFQGNTNYLHEVRNNFIPPIEARFIRICPLQWHQRIALKMELLGCQPHAARPRIFHSAPPPPRRKSTVPPLQERTTHTPNIRNTTMPPHSHDEVALVAVLVPVLVVVLTTLVLVMVCSWLWKNRKSPEVTYELPHWERTVWWKSMKQLLPSKLDGEDCVRYSTTARVDHQRPRVVPAEYAQPLVTGTMASLGQRSTFKPEEAGGPEYDAPIPPEHYHAYAEPLPASGTEYATPIMIDRANHLSGGTLPFRARSLVARTDSSQSASSAYDTPKSTSDQATPTEGQLYQVPQNSHSAQSQNKD from the exons ATGGACGCGTCGGTAATGGTGGGCAGAGGGGCCGGAGGGGCTGCGGTCTTCATCCTGATCGTCTTCATCCTTCTCCTTGGTGCCAGAAGCTCGCGGGCGCAGAAGG GGGACGGCTGTGGACACACAGTGCTGGGTGTGGGCAGTGGAAGCCTGGCATCTCTGGGGTACCCTCTGTCCTATCCCTCAAACTGTGTATGTGAATGGGAGATCAGCGTGACCACTGGACACACAATCATTGTGCGCATTGCGGATCTTGACATAGACACAAACAACTGCCAAGTGTCTTACCTACGACTCTATAATGGCCACGGACCAGGGCGAATGGAAATTG TAAAGTTTTGTGGAGGGAGAGAATGGAGAGACGCTGTCATACAGTCTGAGGGGCATCAGGTCACGGTGCAATTCATGAGTGGACCACACAACAACGGCCGTGGCCTCTTCCTCTCCTACACTAAAAGCCAGCACAAGG ACCTCATCACCTGTCTGGAAAAAGGAAACCACTTCAGTGAAGCGGAGTTCAG TAAATTCTGTCCTGCTGGATGCCTGACTGATTTCGGAGAGGTTTCGGGAACCATACCGCATGGATACAGAGAT TCTTCTCCTATCTGTCTGGCCGGTATTCATGCGGGTGTGGTCTCCAACACTCTGGGGGGGCAAATCAGTGTGGTCAGCAGCAAAGGCATCCCACACTACGAAAGCTCACTGGCCAACAATGTGACATCTGTGCC TGGAAATCTCTCCCCCAGCCTTTTTACTTTCAAGACTAGCG GTTGCTATGGCACTTTGGGATTGGAGTCAGGGGTGGTCAGTGATTTTCAGATCACAGCCTCCTCAGAGTGGGAATGGGGCGGTCACGGAAAGGAGCCCACTGTCTGGGGCCCCACAGGGGCTCGCCTCAAATCACCGGGACGTCCGTGGGCAGCAGCCAACAGCGACACAAAAGAATGGATTCAAGTGGacttgaagaaagaaaaaaaaataacag GTATAACCACCACTGGCTCCAGCCTCCAAGAATATCAGTTTTACATTTCAGCCTATGAGGTGTTTTATAGCCATGATGGACAGCAGTGGAAACCCTATCAAGAAGTGGGATCAGATAAAAACAAG ATTTTCCAAGGCAACACCAACTATCTCCATGAAGTGCGGAACAACTTTATTCCTCCAATTGAAGCACGCTTTATCAGAATATGTCCCTTGCAGTGGCACCAAAGGATCGCCCTTAAAATGGAGCTGCTGGGCTGCCAACCTCATGCCG CGAGGCCAAGAATCTTCCATTCAGCTCCTCCTCCCCCTCGCAGAAAAAGCACAGTGCCCCCCCTACAGGAGAGGACGACACACACACCCAACATCCGAAACACCACCATGCCTCCGCACTCTCACGATG AAGTGGCGCTGGTGGCAGTGTTGGTTCCTGTATTGGTGGTGGTCCTGACAACCCTGGTGTTAGTGATGGTGTGCTCATGGCTGTGGAAGAACAG AAAAAGCCCAGAGGTGACTTACGAACTTCCACACTGGGAGCGCACAG tgtggtGGAAGAGTATGAAACAGTTGCTGCCCTCTAAGTTGGATGGAGAAGACTGTGTTCGTTACAGTACCACGGCACGAGTAGACCACCAGAGACCCCGGGTGGTGCCTGCAG AATATGCCCAACCGCTTGTCACCGGTACTATGGCCTCTCTTGGACAAAGGTCAACGTTTAAGCCCGAAGAGGCTGGTGGCCCCGAGTATGATGCACCTATTCCCCCGGAACATTACCATGCTTACGCTGAGCCCCTTCCTGCTTCTGGCACTGAATACGCTACGCCAATCATGATTGACAGGGCTAACCACCTATCAGGAGGCACTCTACCATTCAGGGCGCGTAGTTTAGTGGCTCGGACAGACAGCAGCCAATCAGCAAGCTCAGCCTATGACACACCCAAGAGCACATCTGATCAAGCCACACCCACAGAGGGACAGTTGTACCAAGTGCCACAGAATAGCCACAGTGCACAGTCTCAGAACAAAGACTGA